Genomic segment of Vitis riparia cultivar Riparia Gloire de Montpellier isolate 1030 chromosome 19, EGFV_Vit.rip_1.0, whole genome shotgun sequence:
gcaCAGGTTGCATCTATTAGCCATAGACCAACCCCTCCTCATTAGCATATCTATAGTGGAAATTTTACCCCaaactgcttcccaagcaaaaaaacgagTTCTTAAAGGGGCATACGAACCCCAAACCTCCTTTTCTGGAAATAAAGGGCTATTGTCTTCCTTCAAAGACCTATAATAAGAATTTACCTTAAACGTtccttttctctcaattttccaAACCAGAAAATCCTCCCCTTCTTGCACCCTTACTGCAGAAATGTAACCCAAAAAACGGTTCACCTCCTCTAACTCCCAATCTTGAAAGGGTCTTCTAAAGTGCACCTCccaacccccacccccaccTTCTTGTCTTCCCCACAGATCAGCCACTATTGCAGAATTATTAGCTGCAATTCTAAACAACAAAGGGAAGAGATCCTTTAGCTTAGAATCTCCTACCCACACGTCCCACCAAAATCTGGTTCGTCTCCCATTTCCAATATGAATCCTAGTTCTGAGAAAGAATTCCTCCCAACCCTTCCTAATGTCTTTCTAAAGGCCCGTCCCATAAGACTCTCTCACCTCTCTAGTGGTCCACCCACCTTGTACCTCCCCAAATTTACCAACAATGACTCTTCTCCAAAAACTCTCCCTTTCTATAGGAAATCTCCATAGCCATTTTCCGAGCAAAGCAtgattgaaatccttcaagtacCTTAACCCCAACCCTCCATGCCTCTTATCTTTACAAATAACCTTAATCCCTATAACATGTTAATTGCGAAAGCATTTCAACAAGGCTCTCATGCCAAATAGTTCAAGATGAGTACCAAACTTAATATGATCTTGAAGAAACCTAATCATGCTTGTGTCCACATGCTTTCTTGCCTCAAAGACTTATTAGTTTTAAGAAAGTTACATCACAGGCTTAATTTTTGTTATCTTAAATGGCCATGATACCATGTTATATATTCAGAATTGAACGCTTTTAAGTAATGGCATTAATTTTGCTAATAACTTTTCAGTCTTAAAAAACAATGCATAGAATTATGCCATTCTCTTCATAAACTGCAAGGTTTGATTGGAAACTTTGAAGAAGCCCCAAAACTAATATCCTACATAATATTCTTCATTACCATCACCTCAGTTTCAGTAGATAAGATGGAACTAACCAATTTTCTCCCAAAGATTCTGAAATTGGCAAGAAGGAAAGTAAACTAGTGTACAGTTCAAAATTCAGAGAAAATCAAGCCATAGATTCTGCACGCAATAGACCATCAAGCACCAACTCAACTAACCACACATTCAAATCGCACAtaacacacgcacacacacaaaattttcataaacaaagaaactgTAAATTTCCCAAATTAAATCCattattataaaacaaaaacaaccgGACAACAGGAAAGCAAATCAGACTACAGTAACGAAGCatgaaatcaaaacaaaaattaaaagcgTTGAGAAACACAGAAGtttaagaaaaaacaccattACTAAGTACACGGAATCGAAACAAAGAGATTACATTTGATCGAGCTGTTTGTTGACTTCTTCAACCTCCTCCAGATCCGTAAGCAGTTGACGCACGATCGCACCATAGGTTAGTGTGAACAGTTCCGCATTCTACCCACACGTCAATATCAGAAATTAACAAAAATCCGAGAACACTCACAGGCCAAATGAATTAGAAACCTTTTGTtagatttagggtttttttatataattttattgtgtTCCTCGTCAACCAAAGGAAGTGAAATGAAAATTGGAATGGAGATGTGTGGATTTCTTACCACGCGCTCAACGTTAGCGAATATAGCATCTCCAGATCTTGGAGCAGCGGGAGCCATGGAAGCTGGAGTTAGAAGTGAAAGGACGAATATGGGGATGGAGAACTGAGCCGATGTTGATTCAATGGTTTGATTCGTTTAAAGAGAGTAGCTTCtacaaatgaagaaaagaagtgGGCTTATTGGCAAATACactagttttaaaatataaataaataaaaattaaaaacacttctctaacgaaaatatttctaaaactaTGGCAATCATTAACATTCGTCCATCTCAACAAATGAATAGGTTATTATCtagtaactgttttttaaattgtttttctaaaacaattttttattctttaaaataaaaaaatagaaaaacatgtgtaataaataaaaaatcataaaataggtttttgttcttaaaaataaaaataagatggtTGTAAAAAAAAGGAgcaattttttagttatttttattacttttatttatttttttaagatctttttcgaaaaaaataagtatataaatataaagaataattaaaaataaaatattgcatataaaaattatttttaaaatatatttcataatatataaaacatgttaaaaacattttaggtttttaagcaattttttgttttataaaatatcaaataacaaattcaCAAGATTGTGAGACTAAACAGACAGATACTCGTTATGATGTTAAATAAATCCTCATACACGAGTTGGGGTCAGGATTGACTCTTACACCATTTGTTCGGtcctcatgactttaaaactcatttacaaaattaagaagatatatatatatatatagcgtAAAGAACTTTATTCCTTATTTCGTTGTGAGCCTAATTGTGATGTTTCACatcaaattaagaataaattttctaacgctatatatgtataggttatttttaattttataaacatattttaaagttgtaaaaaCTCTTTTGAACTCAAAGTAAACAATATGTATACCAATTAAGTATAAGTAgttataaatggtatcaaaatCAACCATCAACCTTAATGTAGAAGTTTGTTTACTCTATGAGGGTGATTGTCTATTTGGTCTTACAACTCCTTGAGATACGATAAAATGTAGTGTTTTTGTAGAGGTGATTATGATATTTcacattatataaaaatgaaactttttaacaatatatatatatatatatatatatatatatatatatatatatatatatatatatatatatatatatataaactcattttaaaatatttaattcattttgctcttatttgaatttttctttttaaattcatcttttcaaaaaataacttttatcatattttaataacatttttaaataatattattttaaaatccaaactgttatttataatttacaaaatagaGTAATATTAAATCTTATAAATggttaatttgatttttgttactgctgataaagaaagaaagaaacaaaaaaaaaaaaacagtttacAAATATCCAATACATGAATCACAAAAAAGATTGGAATGTTTGTGGTAGAAACACAAAATCTCTTGTTTTTTCATAGCTCACCAAATCCTACCATTATCCATCGAAGATTAAGAAAAATCGGTAGAAAAACAAAATCTCTTACTCACAAAATCCGACCATTATCCACTGAAGATTAAGAAAAATCTTATCTAAATTCAGCTTCCTCCAAcatatcaatattattatttttttcatttaaatttatgatctaaatcattcaaataaatgatgaaatataGATCGAGAATGCAACCTTCTGAACATATAAGACTTTATGATTGAAGATTATTTTCAATATGATACCGaaataatgaaaatcaaatcctatttttaaagataaataggGTTAGTCTTGGCATGCCTTTTTCACACTCTAAATGTGAAATCAAACATGCTCCCAAATGCTATATGCAATTCTCAAGAGGCATGGAAAATATTGTATCACTCATCTCATTggcatgaaataaaaaaacctcCAACCCTCATTAAAAGGAAACTAACTTCATAATTGCATATTTGTTAGGATTTCTAAAGAGAATAATTGCTTGATATACTTACTTATTTTACATTGGTCATGTTATAATAAACATCTTGTAATTATCGGAACCGAGAAAATTTTTGATTTAGGATTTAAGATTTAAGATTTAACTACGAATCAATGATAATAAGATCcaaatttctaaaatagttGTAAAATGGGATTGATTTAGGTTAAAGCTTCAATCTAACTTATCAAAGAGAATATACATCATTATTAGAGGTCCCATTTGCTCCTTTATATCCAAAGAGGCCCAAGTCCCATAGACGTGGAAAGTTGAGCAATGAGTCTCCTTCCTTCCGAAGTAAATTCCAATTggtttcaaagtatttttaaatgaataaaaaaattaaaaaaaaaaaagttcaacaaAGATAACCCTTTCCATGTGATATTCAAAAGTGTGATTTAATTTGACTCCATATTtagattaatttgatttaattttttatatttttatttttttactcaaaatatatataaaaaaatgactaaaaatatttaaaatttgtcataaaaaataatttattttcataataaattctcaaaactgatttttatgggttaaaaaatttgtttattattattatttgcagTGAAGAACAGAGAAGGGTTGACGTTTTATAGTTTAGTTTGGATATGAAAAAcatttgggttttttttggaTATATGAAATGAAGAATGAAGAGGAAATGACCAGTCACCCACAGGGGCCACAACCCACAGAGTGGACAAAATTGAAGTGTCCAATAGCCTACTATGACCCGTCCAAGTATGAATCTGGATCTATCTAATTCGATGTTTGAGACCCAGatctcaattttcaaaaattaaacaagacttttTTTTTGAATTACTACTGTTCTGTTATGGGTCTTGGAGATCTGAATGTGGGTGTGACTGCGAAATGGCAGCCTTGATTTTCCTTTCGGATGGTGGGTGACGCCTCGTTCTCTCTTGCCTTTGCTCTCACACTAcctctctatttctctccttcctcTGCAATCACACTTTATCTTCTTCTTAGAAGCCTTGCTTCGTACTCTTTCTCTGTCTTAAACATTTGGGTTAATCTCATCAATCTCTCTCTTTAATCTGCAAGCGTTCTTACTTTCTCTCTACTCTGCAACCCCAgtttctctctcactctctccgCATTTGGGTTTGCGTCTCCTTCTGTAATTTGCAATCTCTCTGTCTACATTTGGGTTAATCTGCATCTCTCCCCCTAAGCATTTGTGTTACTCGCACATTCTCTCCCACTCTTAGTATATATCGCCCCAACAATGGCTTCAGGAGGAACCAAATCGTCAAAACCTGCAAAACCCCCAAACCCATCTTCAACTTCTCAGTCTTCGGTCAGATCAACATCCTCTTCTGTCTCCACTCACCTCGCGATGGTGGAGCTCAAGCAGCGCATTCTGACCTCCCTCTCCAAGCTCTCCGACCGCGACACCCACCAAATCGCCGTTGACGACCTCCACAATCTCATCCAGAATCTCTCTACCGACTCCGGCGTCTCCATCCTCCTCAATTGCCTCTATGAGGCCTCCTCCGATCCCAAACCCTTAGTCAAGAAGGAGTCTCTCCGGCTTCTCTCTCTCCTCTGCACCTCCCACCCCGATTCCACCTCCAcccaccttaccaaaatcatcTCTCACATTGTCCGCCGCCTCAAGGACTCTGATACCGGTGTCCGGGATGCGTGCCGCGACGCCATTGGTACTCTGTCTTCCCTGTACTTGAAGGGTGATGGTGGTGGCGGTGACAATGGGGGATTTGGGTCTGTGGTTTCGCTCTTTGTGAAGCCTCTGTTTGAGGCAATGATTGAGCAGAACAAGGGGGTTCAATCAGGGGCTGCAATGTGCTTGGCTAAGATGGTGGAATGCGCATCAGACCCGCCTGTAGGCGCCTTTCAGAAGCTCTGCTCGAGGGTCTGCAAATTGCTCAACAATCCGAATTTCTTAGCAAAGGCTGCACTTTTGCCTGTTGTGGGGAGCTTGTCTCAGGTACGATCATGTGGTTGATTTATTCttgagtttttgttttttgacttgTTATTGCAATGTACTTTTGATAGTGAGGTTGAAATAAATGGTCAATTTGGTTGCTGAGGAATCACAGGAAAAGGAACTAGAACTTAgactaataatatttattatgaaaaatttgatGATACTGTTCAAATTTTTGCTCCCTTTGATTATTAAGAAGTCTTAGGACGAGAAAATGACAATAAGCGGGGGGACAAACCTGGTTAGCTGCCTACGTGTGCCTCGTTCTTTTTGAGCTTTGCTCTGCTTCTTAGCCCGGATAATCTGGTTCTCTCAGTGATCCATTCCACATTGACCCCTCTCTTAGATGTGGCTTCACGGAATTTGCTTTCGCCTTTGTGCTCTGTCCCCCAAGGGAAAGGGACATGTGCACATGGTTTAGTTGAGCTGTGAGAAGGGTAGATTCTTCTTGTTGGGTGGAGTAGAGGCCATTCAGATCATCTCACCAGTGGGAAGCTTTGCTTATTGAGTACTGTCTATTGCGATGGGGAGCTGTCTAAGAGGGGCCCTATCTTTAGCCTGGGTGGGTGGAGTCTGCTAACTGTTCTGACCAAGAATAGGTAGTCCGCCTGACGATCAATCAAAGTgcttgacaaaaaataaattgtcaaaTTTGAAGATGTAATGAGAGTGAGACACTGTTTTAATTAGCAAAGGCAGGCAAGACAAGAGAACTTGGACACTTCATTGAAACTGATGATCTGGTTGAAATTTTCTCCCCATTTGATTGCTAAGAAATTCAGGTGACAAAAGGATTGGACTGTGAATCCAATCTGAAAATGCCCAAGGTCCAAATTTTTGTTCCTCTTTCCTGTTTAACTCATTAGTCTGACAGAAGATTATTGGCCTTTTATTCCTTCTCCTTAGTGTGTGCATATATTGATATAATATGATTCAGTATGGGTCTCAACAGAATTCCAGTTTTTGAGGTGGTGTGAAATTTAATCGAATGAGTATGAACAACTTGATCAGATATTAGTGACACATGTTTAGCTTTATTTGAGTGAGATGAAAGGATGGTTTCATCTGGCTTTATATATGATGTTTGTATTGAAACCATAAGCAAGTTCTTATGCTTAAAGTAGATCCTTATGTTTTTGgtttactttttatttgtttcttttatatctGCCCATTGTGCATAAGATATATGAacttatatttctttatttgataCTTCATAACCGCTCCTAATTTTCATTCCTTGTCATGCTTGATAACTCTGATGTTGGTTCATTATGTGGTGAATGAGAATTGAGATACCAAGCAAAAGGTCATAAATTTTACTTGCaccaaaaaaatgaagaagcaAATTTAGAACTTCTAAAGGATTATAAACTTTTTCAGGTAGGAGCAATTGCACCACAAAGCTTGGAAGCAGTGTTGCAAAGCATTCATGACTGCCTTGGGAGTCCTGATTGGGCAACACGCAAGGCTGCAGCTGATACATTAAGTACTTTAGCAATGCATTCAAACAACTTGATCATGGATGGAGCTGCTTCTACACTGGCAGCACTTGAGGCTTGCCGCTTTGACAAGGTATCATTTTgaacttatttttcttctgcACAAGAATCCCAGTTTTTACCCTTTTTGCCATATTACCACTTATCAAACACTTATCAAACACTGGAATACCATAAAGTTGGTTATGTGCATAACTATCTGTCCCTGTCTAGATTTGGCACTACCTCTTAAAGTTCTTCCATTCTGTTGTTGTGGAGCTGCATCAAAAAATCATAGATAGAGAGATTTCCCAAAAGAATGATTCTAATACAGGTTCTAAACACCTAAATGCTGACTAATCTCATAGCTAGCTAGTCATCACCCAAGCTACAGAAAATTGAATGAGAATCTCTTGCGAATAAAAATATCGAAATGCACAATGAAGAAACATATGATTCATCAATTCTGAATTCAGTTTACACTTGCTAAATGCAAACCTCTTTGGAATTATTAGATTTTCTGAGATCATGTACTCTAAAGTCTAAAGTATATTATTCAAGACCACCAAACATATAAAGCATTTCAAATTTTGACGGGATGGGAGATTTTTCTAAAGGAAGTTTACTAAAGACAAGGTAAGGATTtagaaacattaaaaacaaatattggGTTGTGACTTACACATGAATAGAGTTACAGTGGGACATACCATTGTCCTTGATGCAACATAGAAAGCTTCTCAGGAAGCATATTTAACTTGTTTGAAGTCCATCTCCTAATATTCATTGCTTTCACTTGTGCTAGTCCTCTTTAGCGGTTATGTATTCatgatatttttatgtattagGTTCCATTAAACACTGatcataatttttttgctttgaTATCTTACTCATGTTTGGATGCTCCTGTATGAATTTTTTAACTGCTTTTTCAGATAAAGCCTGTGAGAGATAGCATGACTGAAGCACTGCAGCTATGGAAGAAAGTTGCAGGAAAAGGAGATGGGGTTTCAGATGATCACAAAGCTACATCTCATGGTAAAAGCAGAAgtaatatttcttttcttttttcttttttcaattatcTAATCCTGTTCTGTTACTTTCTTAATGCTTCAGATGGTGAAAATTCAGAGCCAGCTGAGTTTTCTGACAAGAATGGCCCAAAAGTTTCGAATCCTGGAGAGAGAAAAGCAGAAGCATCAGGGAAGGATTCATCCAATGGTTCTTCCCCTGCTAATGATTCTGTTTCCAAAACTAAGGGTGGTAGCATTCCAGACAAAGCAGTAGGGATATTAAAGAAGAAAGTACCTGCTGCCTTAACTGACAAAGAGTTGAACCCAGAATTTTTCCATAAACTTGAAACAAGGGGTTCTGATGATTTGCCTGTAGAAGTTGTTGTCCCTCGTAGATGTCTTAATTCTGCAAACTCAcacaatgaagaagaatcaGAACCAAATGATGCAGATTTAAGGGGAAGGTCAAATCTCATGGAGCCTGATGATGTTCATGGATCTGTCAACATTAAATATCGTAATGCAGAGAGAGGAAATGCTGGCTTGTTTTCTAAACAACGAGATTTTGATGAAGTTGCACGGGATAAATGGGCTGATGAGAGAGTAAATGGAAAAGACTCTAGAACAAGAGCATTTGATATTGATGACAGGATTGATATAAACCAAAGGGAGTCATCTGGTAGTCGTGTGGGTTTTTCCAAAACTGATGTCCAATCTGAGGGATCTTTCATGAATAACAAAGGAAATTGGTTAGCTATACAGAGACAACTATTGCAACTGGAGAGGCAACAAGCTCATCTGATGAATATGTTGCAGGTATGTTCAATTAATTTGGATTAAAGAAATGGTTTCCAAATCTGATTTTAGTTCACGATATATTTATATGGCAGGATTTCATGGGTGGGTCTCATGATAGCATGGTGACTTTAGAGAACAGAGTACGGGGCCTTGAGAGAGTTGTTGAAGACATGGCACGGGATTTGTCAATATCATCAGGTAGGAGAGGTGGTAATTTTATGGTGGGATTTGAGGGATCCTCCAATAGGTCTTTAGGCAAGTATAATGGCTTCCCTGATTACTCAAGTGCCAAGTTAGGAAGGGGCAGTGATGGACGAATTCCATTTGGGGAAAGATTTGGCCCTTCAGATGGAATTGCTTCAGGTATGAGGGGCAGGGGCCCTCCATGGAGATCAGACATGGCTGAGGCCTGGGATTTTCCAACATATGGTGCTCCCAAAAATGGGCAAATGGGCTCTAGGAGAGCTCTGGTGAGTGGTCCTGTAGATGGTAGATCACCAAAAGCTGAACATGAGAGTGATCAGGTTGGTAACAGGAGAGCTTGGGATAAAGGTGCTGCACCTGTTAGGTTTGGTGAGGGCCCTTCTGCAAGAAGTGTCTGGCAAGCTTCAAAAGATGAAGCTACTCTAGAAGCAATTCGGGTGGCTGGGGAAGATAGTGGAGCAACTCGAACTGCAAGAGTAGCTATGCCTGAATTGACTGCAGAAGCTATGGGAGATGACAATGTTGTGCCAGAGCGGGATCCAGTCTGGACTTCTTGGAGCAATGCAATGGATGCACTTCATGTGGGCGATATGGATTCAGCTTATGCCGAAGTTTTGTCTACAGGGGATGACCTCTTGCTTGTGAAGCTAATGGACAGATCAGGCCCTGTAATTGATCAACTCTCAAATGATGTAGCAAGTGAGATTTTGCATGCCGTTGGGCAGTTTTTGTTGGAGCAGAATTTATTTGATATCTGTTTGTCTTGGATTCAACAGGTatgtttttctcaatttttagttctttttcaacTGCTTTATTTGCATTCTGTGAAATTTAATCCTTCTAAATGATTCAGACCATAAAAGTAATATCATAAGTGCTCTAAAATTATGGATTTTCTTGTTTAGCATATGATCTTTACTCTTGATTCTGCTGGAAAAATAATAGGAAGACAATGCATTTGGTATTTGGGAATTGGAATGGAAATAGGATgagaatcaaaatcaaaatcctagAGAGAGTGAAATTTGGTTTCCTTactaatgaaatttttattttcatacccattctttttttttcttttttttttttgataggtaaataagagatTGTATTAGAAAAGCCTAGAAGCGGCGAAAAAAGTACACATACCCATTCTGAAAAATGATCCAAACACATTAATGAATGGGAATGAAATTGATTTCCCATTCTCCTTCTCTATTCCAACATATCAAACATGACTTATGTTTTCTACCTTAAGAGATTGGAGGTCTAGTGCTCCATATACCCTCTTTCCTCATAATTAGTTGTTACTTTCATTGCATTGAAATGCTTTCCCATGTACTCTGTTCCTTTCTCAGTTTTCTCTATACAAATGAAACATATGTTGGAACTTCTAAATAAAGATGATTAGTCTGAGCCTTagcatttggttttattttaattgtcttCTCTCCAGTTGGTAGATGTAGTAATGGAAAATGGACCAGATATCATGGGAATTCCAATAGAAGTAAAGAGGGAGCTTTTATTGAACTTAAATGAAGCTTCTGCAACAACAGACCCACCTGAGGACTGGGAAGGTGCAACACCCGATCAACTCTTGTTGCAGTTGGCATCTGCCTGGGGAATTGATCTGCAACAGCTTGAGAAGTAAGCCCTAGCTTACTATAGCCTATCAGGTAGTGTGATTGTATTTCATATTAAGACTTTTTTTATTGGTTGGTTGGGTTTATACATCTTATATGTCACATATGTAAGTTGAGAAACTCGAAAATGAACAGAAATGGTTTTGAGCAAATATGCAAATTGAGCATTGCAacattatttgatttgattgaaGCTGGCAATGAATATGTGTTCCATCTTTAAGATTTAATCTGTCACCAGCCTCTGTCATTTAGCAGTAGATATATGGCTTTGTTTCAGATGAGATTTTAGTTTCAGTTGGGTTGATTGAGGAATGGGCAGTTGATATCATAAACAGAAAGTAACACCCTCTCCCAGTCTTCGTCCATTTAAAAATACCTGTTACAATACAAGCTCTATAACGACGAAAGAGTGCAAAATTTTCACCCAACCATCCATCAAGAAAAAACAAGTACTGAGCTAATGGTGATGTGGTTGGTTTCATAGAGCAGGCCAAAGCTGCAATATGCTTTCAGTTCTTAAGATCTTTCTCATTCACTAACCCTAGCTTCTCTGACCTACCGAGCCTCTGGTGTATCCTCGGTCTCAATACCTCTATCATCACTGTTTCCATCAACGGTATCTGATGCCACATCGTCTTCTTCTGCACCCTCATCTTCAATGTCGTTTCCGGCTAAGTGTGCTAGAGCTATGACAACGTCAGTGATCAAAGGCCGAGTACTGGCCTCCTCTTGGAGACACATGGCTGCAACTGCAATAGCTTGGTAGAGACCCTTTGTTGGGTAGTTTCCTTCAAGCGAAGGGTCTGCcattaacttaaaatttcttCTGTCTTTAAGCAGTGGCTGTGCCTGCAGATCAGGAACATGATCAATTTCAGTACTTGAAGTTAATGGACAATGTTGCGTTTATAGAAGAGAATGCATGCTTGGTTGGGAAGATTGAAACATACCCAAGTAACTAGATTCTGCTCATTTCTTGGTCTTGAATAGTCGATGACCCTCCGTCCTGTGATGATCTCTAAGAACACAACTCCAAAGCTGTATACATCA
This window contains:
- the LOC117908970 gene encoding microtubule-associated protein TORTIFOLIA1-like, encoding MASGGTKSSKPAKPPNPSSTSQSSVRSTSSSVSTHLAMVELKQRILTSLSKLSDRDTHQIAVDDLHNLIQNLSTDSGVSILLNCLYEASSDPKPLVKKESLRLLSLLCTSHPDSTSTHLTKIISHIVRRLKDSDTGVRDACRDAIGTLSSLYLKGDGGGGDNGGFGSVVSLFVKPLFEAMIEQNKGVQSGAAMCLAKMVECASDPPVGAFQKLCSRVCKLLNNPNFLAKAALLPVVGSLSQVGAIAPQSLEAVLQSIHDCLGSPDWATRKAAADTLSTLAMHSNNLIMDGAASTLAALEACRFDKIKPVRDSMTEALQLWKKVAGKGDGVSDDHKATSHDGENSEPAEFSDKNGPKVSNPGERKAEASGKDSSNGSSPANDSVSKTKGGSIPDKAVGILKKKVPAALTDKELNPEFFHKLETRGSDDLPVEVVVPRRCLNSANSHNEEESEPNDADLRGRSNLMEPDDVHGSVNIKYRNAERGNAGLFSKQRDFDEVARDKWADERVNGKDSRTRAFDIDDRIDINQRESSGSRVGFSKTDVQSEGSFMNNKGNWLAIQRQLLQLERQQAHLMNMLQDFMGGSHDSMVTLENRVRGLERVVEDMARDLSISSGRRGGNFMVGFEGSSNRSLGKYNGFPDYSSAKLGRGSDGRIPFGERFGPSDGIASGMRGRGPPWRSDMAEAWDFPTYGAPKNGQMGSRRALVSGPVDGRSPKAEHESDQVGNRRAWDKGAAPVRFGEGPSARSVWQASKDEATLEAIRVAGEDSGATRTARVAMPELTAEAMGDDNVVPERDPVWTSWSNAMDALHVGDMDSAYAEVLSTGDDLLLVKLMDRSGPVIDQLSNDVASEILHAVGQFLLEQNLFDICLSWIQQLVDVVMENGPDIMGIPIEVKRELLLNLNEASATTDPPEDWEGATPDQLLLQLASAWGIDLQQLEK